A genome region from Carassius gibelio isolate Cgi1373 ecotype wild population from Czech Republic chromosome A23, carGib1.2-hapl.c, whole genome shotgun sequence includes the following:
- the LOC127944978 gene encoding nuclear ubiquitous casein and cyclin-dependent kinase substrate 1 isoform X1, with amino-acid sequence MARPSRNKRVVDYAQFQESDDADEEYGRESARPEKISVKRSDDSRIKDRKKDCSDDDNDYGEDEEEEDDAGDSDFDAKEASRGRQATAKRKRPADDSDDDGKVVRKKGRQVRQAATKAASKQREILLGDGGSEDEEEKKEEEEDDSDVYTGEDSGSDEDFTVEDDDDDSDYGRPKRKNSKVSRRSKDKKSPKPKIRASATRGPKKRRGKRQTKVKRVVKKASPKAEDEEIESNKEEEEEDEAQEENQKESSAPKKTQDDESGAEGEENTDNGEKVEEEEEKEKENENEKEAKDDVSEEEAPSGED; translated from the exons ATGGCGAGACCTTCAAG GAATAAAAGGGTTGTTGACTATGCACAATTCCAGGAGTCTGACGATGCAG ATGAGGAATATGGAAGAGAATCGGCTCGACCTGAGAAAATCTCTGTAAAACGCAG TGATGATTCTCGAATCAAGGACCGCAAga AGGATTGTAGTGATGATGACAATGACTATggggaggatgaggaagaggaggatgatgcTGGTGACAGTGATTTTGATGCTAAAGAGGCCAGCAGAGGGAGACAGGCAACAGCTAAACGAAAAAGGCCTGCAG ATGACAGTGATGATGATGGTAAGGTTGTGAGGAAGAAGGGTCGTCAGGTGCGTCAGGCTGCCACTAAAGCTGCATCCAAACAGAGGGAGATTCTCCTTGGGGATGGAGgcagtgaggatgaggaggaaaagaaagaggaggaggaagacgacAGTGATGTTTACACTGGGG AAGATTCAGGCAGTGATGAAGACTTCACGGTGGAGGATGACGATGATGACAGCGATTATGGCCGTCCGAAACGGAAGAACTCAAAAGTGAGCAGGAGAAGCAAAGACAAGAAATCCCCTAAACCCAAGATAAGGGCTTCAG CGACCCGAGGGCCCAAGAAGAGGAGAGGAAAACGTCAGACGAAGGTGAAGAGAGTTGTGAAGAAGGCCTCGCCTAAAGCCGAAGATGAAGAGATCGAGAGCaacaaggaggaggaggaagaggacgaggCACAGGAGGAAAACCAAAAGGAGTCGTCTGCCCCCAAGAAGACGCAGGATGACGAAAGCGGCGCCGAAGGAGAGGAAAACACTGATAACGGAGAAaaggtggaggaagaggaggagaaggagaaggagaatgagaatgagaaagaGGCAAAGGACGATGTTTCTGAGGAGGAAGCTCCATCAGGTGAAGACTGA
- the LOC127944978 gene encoding nuclear ubiquitous casein and cyclin-dependent kinase substrate 1 isoform X2, which yields MARPSRNKRVVDYAQFQESDDADEEYGRESARPEKISVKRSDDSRIKDRKKDCSDDDNDYGEDEEEEDDAGDSDFDAKEASRGRQATAKRKRPADDSDDDGKVVRKKGRQVRQAATKAASKQREILLGDGGSEDEEEKKEEEEDDSDVYTGDSGSDEDFTVEDDDDDSDYGRPKRKNSKVSRRSKDKKSPKPKIRASATRGPKKRRGKRQTKVKRVVKKASPKAEDEEIESNKEEEEEDEAQEENQKESSAPKKTQDDESGAEGEENTDNGEKVEEEEEKEKENENEKEAKDDVSEEEAPSGED from the exons ATGGCGAGACCTTCAAG GAATAAAAGGGTTGTTGACTATGCACAATTCCAGGAGTCTGACGATGCAG ATGAGGAATATGGAAGAGAATCGGCTCGACCTGAGAAAATCTCTGTAAAACGCAG TGATGATTCTCGAATCAAGGACCGCAAga AGGATTGTAGTGATGATGACAATGACTATggggaggatgaggaagaggaggatgatgcTGGTGACAGTGATTTTGATGCTAAAGAGGCCAGCAGAGGGAGACAGGCAACAGCTAAACGAAAAAGGCCTGCAG ATGACAGTGATGATGATGGTAAGGTTGTGAGGAAGAAGGGTCGTCAGGTGCGTCAGGCTGCCACTAAAGCTGCATCCAAACAGAGGGAGATTCTCCTTGGGGATGGAGgcagtgaggatgaggaggaaaagaaagaggaggaggaagacgacAGTGATGTTTACACTGGGG ATTCAGGCAGTGATGAAGACTTCACGGTGGAGGATGACGATGATGACAGCGATTATGGCCGTCCGAAACGGAAGAACTCAAAAGTGAGCAGGAGAAGCAAAGACAAGAAATCCCCTAAACCCAAGATAAGGGCTTCAG CGACCCGAGGGCCCAAGAAGAGGAGAGGAAAACGTCAGACGAAGGTGAAGAGAGTTGTGAAGAAGGCCTCGCCTAAAGCCGAAGATGAAGAGATCGAGAGCaacaaggaggaggaggaagaggacgaggCACAGGAGGAAAACCAAAAGGAGTCGTCTGCCCCCAAGAAGACGCAGGATGACGAAAGCGGCGCCGAAGGAGAGGAAAACACTGATAACGGAGAAaaggtggaggaagaggaggagaaggagaaggagaatgagaatgagaaagaGGCAAAGGACGATGTTTCTGAGGAGGAAGCTCCATCAGGTGAAGACTGA